A region from the Lycium barbarum isolate Lr01 chromosome 8, ASM1917538v2, whole genome shotgun sequence genome encodes:
- the LOC132607843 gene encoding uncharacterized protein LOC132607843, which yields MSGLYDSSNVSDPPPIAELSPPDQSIALQKGEALSYPGWRQAMMTRCLLTASGTWELVPLFSDHSVFYRHFAPAQCIYLVVFVDSIVITSNDQDGIEIAQSRSVLQCKYASDILEETVMMGCRPTDTPMDPNAKLLPRQGEPLSDLGRYRPWLLDPGKGLLSEDRGHEQIVGYTNADWAGSPSMDVLHLDIVFYCSEKLNFGEINQIELVCDNKEALHVASNLVFHERTKIIEIDCHFVREKILFGDIVTKFMKSSDHLVDTFTKSLTGPRISHICKELGRYDL from the exons ATGTCAGGCCTATATGATTCAAGTAATGTGTCGGACCCTCCACCTATTGCAGAATTGTCTCCTCCTGATCAATCGATTGCACTTCAAAAAG GTGAAGCACTTTCTTATCCAGGATGGCGACAAGCTATGATGACAAGATGTCTACTTACTGCGAGTGGTACTTGGGAGCTTGTTCCTCTTTTTTCAG ATCACTCTGTGTTTTATAGACATTTTGCTCCAGCTCAGTGTATTTATTTGGTGGTTTTTGTTGATAGTATCGTTATAACTAGCAATGATCAAGATG GTATTGAGATTGCCCAATCTAGGTCTGTTTTGCAATGCAAGTATGCCTCAGACATTCTCGAGGAGACAGTAATGATGGGATGTAGACCCACTGACACTCCTATGGATCCGAATGCTAAACTCCTGCCAAGACAGGGGGAGCCACTCAGTGATCTTGGAAGATATAGGCCCTGGTTG TTGGATCCTGGCAAAGGACTGCTCTCTGAGGATCGAGGCCATGAGCAGATCGTTGGATATACAAACGCTGATTGGGCAGGATCACCTTCTATGGACGTTCTACATCTAGATATTGTGTTTTA TTGCTCAGAAAAACTAAACTTTGGAGAAATCAATCAGATAGAACTTGTGTGTGATAACAAAGAAGCCCTTCATGTAGCATCAAATTTGGTATTTCATGAGAGGACTAAGATCATTGAGATTGACTGTCATTTTGTCAGAGAAAAAATACTCTTCGGAGATATTGTTACAAAATTTATGAAGTCAAGTGATCATCTTGTAGATactttcaccaagtccctcactggtCCTCGTATTAGTCACATCTGTAAAGAGCTCGGTAGATATGACTTGTAG